The sequence below is a genomic window from Eubalaena glacialis isolate mEubGla1 chromosome 13, mEubGla1.1.hap2.+ XY, whole genome shotgun sequence.
GTAAAAGGCAGACTTTCCCTTCCCAGGTTCACTGCCGGCAGAGTGAGGCGGCTGCTTCTGCAACCAGCTGGTGTGAGCTCTTCTCTGGCATTGACTTAACCAGAGTTTAACACTTAAAGCTTGTTTCATAAGTGCAGGTCCCTTGCAGTCCTGCTGTCATTTCACTTTTTCAGACTCTTAGACCTTCATACGTTCATTCACTAAACAACAAATAAGGTGTCCTCACCTCCAGATACCATGCTGGGAACAGGAGAGTAGGTGAGGCAGATAAGATGCCACCCCTACCCGCAGGGAGCTCCGCGTCTGGGTGGGGAAAACATGGTACTGTGTGTGCCTGTGGCACTGACCCAGGTGCTGCAGCACCTATCAGCTCATCTTCTAAATATTTGCATTAAACCTCTTGGGAAACTGAAGAGGCGCCAAGAGCCTGCTTCATGAGCTAGCCCAAGCCTGTGATGCTTTGCTGTTCCTTCTATCCAGTCCTGGCTGGTTTTCCTCCTCCTGCTTTTGCAGAAAACAGAAAGGAACCCATGTCTTCATTTAACAATCATCTCTTTTAGCAGCAGGAGTCAAAGGGAAACAGATCAAAGATGTCACTTTCTGTGTTCCAGTGGAGACGGGTAGCCATTCTGGGTGGGAACAAGATATTTTCTAACATTGGTTCAGAAGGCACTTCTCCAGGTGCGGCTCTGTGAGGGCACAGGAGAGAAGGCCCACAAGGAATTATTTTTCACCCTAATCAAATAATTACTGTGTATTGGTATGCAGCAGTATTGGATTACTTTAAAGAGCCCACACCATTTAGCCCCTTACGAATGGTTGGGGAGGGGTGCCGGgtttgtggggggagggaggttaGGGCTCAGGGTTCTTGGCTGAGGACCCTTCAAAGGAAGGTCAGCCAGCAAGAGGCGTTTCCTCTGCTGTCCCAGGTGAAGTGGGGCTCTTGGGATGGCACCATCCCTGAGGGTTGCTGATGGGCTGGCAGGCTGCCTGCCAGAAGGTAGGGACCCACGCTTTGCTGGGTGGTCATCCTGGTTGACCTGAAGCCTCTATGGTTCCGAGATGGAGAAGTTTCAGCTCCAGAAAACTGCTCTTTAAATAGTAAATGATCTTAAAACATTGTTTCCTCAGATCTCTGCAGTGGAACTTCAGTAACTTTAGGAAACGGAATATTACATTCCTCTCCTTAGAGATTCGCAATGCAAATTAAAGTACTGAAGTATTAAAGTACTGCAGTATTAAAGTATTGAAGTATTAGAGTATTGAAGGCTCTGCCAAGTTCTGCAACAGCAATTTCTTTAACTCAGTATTTCACAAACTTACTTGACAGTGGAATACATTTACACACTGGTTCTCAAGTCTGGCTGCGCCCAGAGGTTCTGCTTTAACTGGGGTGGAGTTCATGCATTGGTGTTAACTTTCTACATAATTTCAGACttatagaaatgtatttttaccacatttgctttatcactctctttatatatatgtatttagaatcttttttttctgaatcatttatGTTGCAGACATGATGCATGATGCCTCTTGACCTCTAAATACATCAGTCAGCATTgcctaaaaacaaggacattcttaAACAACCACGGTACATTTCTCAAAATCAGGAAATAACAGATATAAAACTATTAACTGATCTACAGATCTTATTCAGATCTCATCACTGTCCAGTGATGACCTTTATAGCAAAAGAACAGAACATTTTTATAGTGCAGATCAGCACTGTGTTTAGTTTTCCTGTCTCTCTGGTCTTTCAATCTGGAACAGTTCCCAGGCTGTCTTTGCTTTTCCTGACCTTGACATTTTGAAGATTATAGGCCAGTGCAGAGTGTCCCTTagttgggtttgtctgatgtttcctcatgattagattcaggttttaCGCTTTTGGAAGTAATAGCATGGAAGTGATGTTGTCCTCCGTCACCATATTAGAAGGCAAAAGACTCCCACTGGTTAAGGTGGGCTCTTCCAGGTTTCTCCTGTGTCAAGTTATTGCTGTTTTCCATTGTGTGATTAATAAGTATCTTATGAGAGATACTTGGAGACTATGTACATATCCCGTTTCACATCAGACCCACTAGTTTTGGCATCTGTTGATGATTCTTACTTAAAGCAATtgggattctttttaaaaagctccccagggCGTTCTGATGTCCAgctagggttgagaaccactccaTTAATATCTCACAGAATACAGCTTAGGACATACTACGTAAAAGGATGTCCTCCAAACAGGCCCGGCAGCAATGATCAGACTTTGCAAGTTCCCTTTGGCCTGCTGGCTTTTACTGCTCCTCTGCTTTCCTGGAAGCCTGATTGCCCCGTGTCCCAGTGCTCACTCACAAGCCCGAGGTGGCTCCGGCTGAGCCGTCCTGGCGTCCGACACCGGCCACACTGAGCTTCCGTGCTCCAAGCCTGTCGGCATGGCGTTCATCCCTCCCTGCTTTGGTTTGCCCAGTTCCCTCTGCCAAGGCTGCCCCTTGCCCGATCTTCTGGCCTTTCTTTGCCTGATGAGTCCACAAGAGTCACACTCTCTGGGACACCTCCTGTGACACTATTGTGCTGTGTTCTCATGGGTCTGAACCAAGGCCTTCAGAAACACGTGGGCATTTACTAAAGGTTTGCTAGAGGAATGTGCTGGAGAATAAATGACCTGAAGTGGCTTCTATGCTGCTTATTGCTGTTGAGATATTCTTTGGGGGAGGTTCCCGAAGGTCTAGGATAAAGAAGGCTTCTTCCCGCAAGGATTTGTGTGCACTTCTGCCAGGTTGCTTGGGTCCCAGCCACCCTGGAACCCCCGTAATCGAACTCCAGAGGTTTCCTGGGGCTGCAGTCTTTCAGGGATGagttccctccacccccagccctgctctgagCCGAGACAACTCCCCACAGTCCTCTGGAGTGTCTCTTTTACAGGTGCCACTAGGGCAGACCCCAAGTTTTAACTTCTGTCCTCCGAATCGCAAGAGGTTGTTAGAGTCTGCTGGCACCCAGCAACACTTCTTCAGGATTTGTCAGATGCACTCTGGCAAGGCAGCTCTCTGCTTTGCTTACCTCTCCAGGACCCTCTTAGGTTTTTTGGCCTGCCACTTCCTCTTGTCTCATCAGTTCTTTTAtgcttttaagattaaaaaacacGTGCTTAGGGTTTATAGTTTCCAGCATCAGGGTTGGTCTGAGCTAGCCAGCCTGCCGTAATGAGAAAAGGAAGTCTGCGCTTTGTGCTTCATCCAGacctcttctttcccttctccctgccctcagCATCCTCCGGAAAGCCCTAGATAAGATTGCGGAAATCAAGTCTCTGTTGGAAGAGAGGCGGATTGGTGAGTTAGAGACGACCAGGCCGGCATTCCTGGACCAGGCGGAGTGAGGGTTCCTGAGAGCAGCAGTCAGGTCTCCCTGTAGGGGAGCCTGTGACCTCAGTCCGGTGGGATTGTTCCGGGGGCTTCTGACAGAGAAGCGCCTGGGCAGCCTGGGGTTGGGAAGGGAATGGGGATCATCCCCAGAGCTCCCTACAGACCACGCTGATTCCCCTGCTCCCTCTACTGCCTGGGTCAGTCACCTCCCTCCTTCCTACTGCCACCCACTACCATTTCTTGCTGTGGGGAGAACCAGAGCTGCACCCTGGGTGTCTTGAAGCCAGCCTTCCACATGGAGTTTACCTACACGAGGCGCTGGCTTCCAGATCCCTCAGGCTGCTGTGGCTTTCCCACCTCTCTTGCCCCAGTGAACCCCCCCGTGTGCAACTCCTCACCCATCAAAAATGCTGTCACACTGCCAGCTGGGTTTGTGTGAAGTGGCTGGGTGTGTTGAACCACGCCTGAGGAGGTCAGGGGTCTGTCCACATTTGAgagttttttaaactttctgttgAATTACAACATATGTTCATAGAAAAGTACACGTAAGTGAACATACAGCTCACCGAAACTTTCACTAACGGAACAAAACGgatgtaaccagcacccagatcaagaaacagaacgtGACCTGCACCCCAGAATCCCAGCTTTTGCCCTTTCTAGTTCCCTCTCCCTAGGGTATCCACCCTCCTGGTGTCTCACCATCTGGGCGGTCTGGGCGGTCTGACTGTGGGCATCTGGTGGAAGGGGCAGGATGGCACCTGGGCCCTTGGTGCTAACTTGGGCGGTGGGGCTGCAGGCTGAGCTCTGACAGCCCGATGCAGGCAGGCTAGGGTGGGCCTGAGGGCGGGCACCCTGTCCCTGGTGTCTCAAGGGCTCACTTCTTTCCCACAGCGGCCAAGATCGCGGGCCTGTACAATGACTCGGAGCCCCCTCGGAAGACCATGCGCAGGGGGGTGCTGATGACCCTGCTGCAGCAGTCAGCCATGACCCTGCCCCTGTGGATCGGGAAGCCCGGTGACAAGTGAGGgcgggcccagggctgggggcgcTGGCAAGGAAGGGACTGGAAGTGACATTGTACTCCACCCTCAGGCCCCCGCCCCTCTGTGGGGCCATTCCAGCTTCTGGGGACTATGTGGCCAAACCTGGAGACAAGGTGGCTGCCCGGGTGAAGGCCGTGGATGGGGATGAGCAGTGGATCCTGGCCGAGGTGGTCAGTTATAGCCATGCCACCAACAAGTGAGTGGACACCCAGCCCTGTGGGCTGTTCTCCCGTCACCACACCCACTTGGGCTGCGACTCTCACCCATCTGCAAGATGGGAGAAAAGCAGCTTCCCCTGGGTGCCCCGGTGGGGATGGTGTGTGAAGCAGTGGGCTCCTGGGGCTACTTCCCTTCCCCGCCCTCCTCCCCCGCTTCCTCGGGGCTCCCTGACTTGGACTACGCACCTCCCTGCATCCACCGCTTTCCTTTTGTTTACCCGCAGGTATGAGGTAGATGACATTGACGAAGAAGGCAAAGAGTGAGTGTGCTCATGGGGGCGGGGGGCATGGAAGTCTGGGGGCAGCTAAGCTGCTGGGATGGGGCCCCCACCTGGCCATGGGTTGACCTTAGCTCCCCCTCGCCCCCGCCAGGAGACACACCCTGAGCCGCCGGCGGATCATCCCACTGCCCCAGTGGAAGGCCAACCCGGAGACGGACCCCGAAGCCTTATTCCAGAAGGAGCAGCTCGTGCTGGCCCTGTATCCCCAGACCACCTGCTTCTACCGTGCTCTGATCCACACGCCCCCGCAACGGGTAAGCCAGCCTCCACGGGAGAGACACTGGCCCGATACAAGGACCAGCTGGGTCATGGAACATCTTCTCACTTTCCGTCCCCTTTTCCTCATCTTACAGCCTCTCTGAGCTAGGAGGGTCCTGCAAGTTGGCCTTTGTCTTCTGCTTAGTCTGCCCTACAGCCCTGCCCTCTAGGGCAGCACCAGCCAACCCTCCTCTTTCCAAGCTTCAGAGCCTTAGCAAGCCCTGAGCGGAATGGACCCGAAGCATACTTTAGTCTAACCTCGCTTTTGCACTGAGATGGGAAGTTCAATGCCCAGGGCCTGTTTTGGAACCCTTGACTCCTGCACCACTGCCCTTTCCTTGGCTGAGCTGCTTTCTCTCGAGCTCCTGACATTGCTGACACCCTGGTCACCCATCACCTGATGGTAGTTTAAAGGCTgttctcccctcttcctccaggaTACCTGCCTGCTGCCCTCtaggctgtctttttttttttttttttttttggctgcgttgagtcttcgtcgctgcgcgtgggctttctctatttgcagcgagcgggggctactcttcgttgcagtgcgtgggcttctcattgcggtggcttctcttgttgcggagcacgggctctaggcacacgggcctcagtagttgtggcgcacgggcttgtttgctccgaggcatgtgggatcttctggaaccagggatcgaactcgtgtcccctgcaccggcaggcggattcctaaccactctgccaccagagaagtccccctcTAGGTTGTCCTTGATCCCTTTAACACAGGCTCCCTGGTACCAGACCCTCCAGTTACGGCCCATCCACGTAGGTGGCAAGTCTCCCTTCTCCCTGCTCTTCATCCCTTACCCTTGGCGCTTTGTTGCTGAGGAAAGAGCTCTGTCCTAACAGGGACTAGGTTCAAACATCTAGACTTCCTGAGTGACTACGAGGACAGGAGAGGCTGGGGGCCCACGAGCCAGAGGTTCCTGTCTATCTAGGTTTGGGGGGGCCTCGCCTGGAGGTCTCTGACCAGTC
It includes:
- the SGF29 gene encoding SAGA-associated factor 29; its protein translation is MALVSADSRIAELLTELHQLIKQTQEERSRSEHNLVNIQKTHERMQTENKISPYYRTKLRGLYTTAKADAEAECNILRKALDKIAEIKSLLEERRIAAKIAGLYNDSEPPRKTMRRGVLMTLLQQSAMTLPLWIGKPGDKPPPLCGAIPASGDYVAKPGDKVAARVKAVDGDEQWILAEVVSYSHATNKYEVDDIDEEGKERHTLSRRRIIPLPQWKANPETDPEALFQKEQLVLALYPQTTCFYRALIHTPPQRPQDDYSVLFEDTSYADGYSPPLNVAQRYVVACKEPKKK